In a single window of the Pseudomonas entomophila genome:
- a CDS encoding microcin C ABC transporter permease YejB: MLAYILRRLLLIIPTLFGILIINFIIVQAAPGGPVEQMIAKLEGFEGATSRIAGGGAEVSVAGSNYRGAQGLDPALIAEIERMYGFDKSAPERLWIMVKNYAQLDFGNSFFRDAKVIDLIAEKMPVSISLGLWSTLIMYLVSIPLGIAKAVRHGSHFDVWTSSAIIVGYAIPAFLFAILLIVLFAGGSYFDWFPLRGLTSNNFDELSTTGKVLDYFWHLVLPITALVIGNFATMTLLTKNSFLDEINKQYVVTAKAKGLSRTRVLYGHVFRNAMLLVIAGFPSAFIGIFFTGSLLIEVIFSLDGLGLMSFEAAINRDYPVVFGTLFIFTLLGLVVKLIGDLTYTLVDPRIDFASREH, translated from the coding sequence ATGCTGGCCTATATCCTGCGGCGCCTGCTGCTGATCATCCCCACGCTGTTCGGCATCCTCATCATCAACTTCATCATCGTCCAGGCCGCCCCCGGCGGCCCGGTCGAGCAGATGATCGCCAAGCTCGAAGGCTTCGAAGGGGCCACCAGCCGCATCGCCGGCGGCGGCGCCGAAGTGTCGGTGGCCGGTTCCAACTACCGTGGTGCGCAAGGGCTGGACCCGGCGCTGATCGCCGAGATCGAGCGCATGTACGGCTTCGACAAATCCGCGCCCGAGCGGCTGTGGATCATGGTCAAGAACTACGCCCAGCTGGATTTTGGCAACAGCTTCTTCCGCGACGCCAAGGTCATCGACCTGATCGCCGAGAAGATGCCCGTGTCCATCTCGCTGGGGCTATGGAGCACGCTGATCATGTACCTGGTGTCGATCCCGCTGGGGATCGCCAAGGCGGTGCGCCACGGCAGCCACTTCGACGTGTGGACCAGCTCGGCGATCATCGTCGGCTACGCCATCCCCGCGTTCCTGTTCGCCATCCTGCTGATCGTGCTGTTCGCCGGCGGCAGCTACTTCGACTGGTTCCCGCTGCGCGGGCTGACCTCCAACAACTTCGACGAGCTCAGTACCACCGGCAAGGTGCTTGACTACTTCTGGCACCTGGTACTGCCCATCACCGCGCTGGTGATTGGCAACTTCGCCACCATGACCCTGCTGACCAAGAACAGCTTCCTCGACGAGATCAACAAGCAGTACGTGGTCACCGCCAAGGCCAAAGGCCTGAGCCGCACCCGCGTGCTCTACGGCCATGTGTTCCGCAACGCCATGCTGCTGGTGATCGCCGGCTTCCCCTCGGCGTTCATCGGCATCTTCTTCACCGGGTCGCTACTGATCGAGGTGATCTTCAGCCTCGACGGCCTGGGCCTGATGAGTTTCGAAGCGGCGATCAACCGCGACTACCCGGTGGTGTTCGGCACCTTGTTCATCTTCACCCTGCTCGGTTTGGTGGTGAAGCTGATCGGCGACCTCACCTACACCCTGGTCGATCCACGCATCGACTTCGCCAGCCGGGAGCACTGA
- a CDS encoding ABC transporter permease: protein MALSPLNRRRFERFKANRRGWWSLWIFLVLFVLSLGAEFIANDKPIAVRYDGEWYFPAFKRYPETTFGGEFPLEANYKSPYIRELLEKKDAFVLWAPIPYSYQSINYDLKVPAPAPPSTDNLLGTDDQGRDVLARVIYGFRISVLFALTLTIASSIVGVIAGALQGFYGGWVDLAGQRFLEIWSGLPVLYLLIILASFVQPNFWWLLGIMLLFSWMSLVDVVRAEFLRGRNLEYVRAARALGMRNGPIMYRHILPNAMISTMTFMPFILTGAIGTLTALDFLGFGLPAGSPSLGELVAQGKSNLQAPWLGISAFAVLAVMLSLLVFIGESARDAFDPRK from the coding sequence ATGGCCCTCTCCCCCCTCAATCGCCGGCGCTTCGAGCGCTTCAAGGCCAACCGCCGCGGCTGGTGGTCGCTGTGGATCTTCCTGGTGCTGTTCGTGCTCAGCCTGGGCGCCGAGTTCATCGCCAACGACAAGCCCATCGCCGTGCGCTACGACGGCGAGTGGTACTTCCCCGCCTTCAAGCGCTACCCGGAGACCACCTTCGGCGGCGAGTTCCCGCTGGAGGCCAACTACAAGAGCCCCTACATCCGCGAGCTGCTTGAGAAGAAAGACGCCTTCGTGCTGTGGGCGCCGATCCCCTACAGCTACCAGAGCATCAACTACGACCTGAAAGTGCCCGCCCCCGCGCCGCCCTCCACCGACAACCTGCTGGGCACCGACGACCAGGGCCGCGACGTGCTGGCCCGGGTGATCTACGGTTTCCGCATCTCGGTGCTGTTCGCCCTGACGCTGACCATCGCCAGCTCCATCGTCGGCGTGATCGCCGGCGCCCTGCAGGGTTTCTACGGCGGCTGGGTCGACCTGGCCGGCCAGCGCTTTTTGGAGATCTGGTCCGGCCTGCCGGTGCTGTACCTGCTGATCATCCTTGCCAGTTTCGTGCAGCCCAACTTCTGGTGGTTGCTGGGCATCATGCTGCTGTTCTCGTGGATGAGCCTGGTGGACGTGGTGCGCGCCGAGTTCCTGCGCGGGCGCAACCTGGAATACGTGCGCGCCGCCCGCGCCCTGGGCATGCGCAACGGCCCGATCATGTACCGGCATATCCTGCCCAACGCGATGATCTCGACCATGACCTTCATGCCGTTCATCCTCACTGGCGCCATCGGCACCCTCACCGCCCTGGACTTCCTCGGCTTCGGCCTGCCCGCCGGCTCCCCCTCGCTGGGCGAACTGGTGGCCCAGGGCAAGTCCAACCTGCAAGCCCCGTGGCTGGGCATCAGCGCCTTCGCCGTGCTGGCGGTGATGCTGAGCCTGCTGGTATTCATCGGCGAATCCGCCCGCGACGCCTTCGACCCGAGGAAATGA
- a CDS encoding ABC transporter ATP-binding protein: protein MSQDTLIEVRDLAVEFVTGEQVNRVVDGISFDIRKGETLALVGESGSGKSVTAHSILRLLPYPLARHPSGTIHYQGKDLLHLGEKPMQRIRGNRIAMIFQEPMTSLNPLHSIEKQINEILLLHKGLTGKAATARTLELLELVGIPEPQKRLKALPHELSGGQRQRVMIAMALANEPELLIADEPTTALDVTVQLKILDLLKSLQARLGMALLLISHDLNLVRRIAHRVCVMQCGKIVEQADCATLFSKPQHPYTQMLINAEPSGAPAANAEGAPLLKVKDLKVWFPIKKGLLRRTVDHVKAVDGVNFSLPQGQTLGIVGESGSGKSTLGLAILRLISSKGGIRFHGQDLEGLNQKEVRPLRREMQVVFQDPFGSLSPRMCVADIVGEGLRIHKIGTPAEQEAAIVAALEEVGLDPRTRHRYPHEFSGGQRQRIAIARALVLKPALILLDEPTSALDRTVQRQVVELLRNLQVKYNLTYLFISHDLAVVKALSHQLMVIKHGQVVEQGDAGAIFHEPKHGYTRQLLEAAFIDNH, encoded by the coding sequence ATGAGCCAAGACACCCTGATCGAAGTCCGCGACCTGGCGGTGGAGTTCGTCACTGGCGAGCAGGTCAACCGCGTGGTCGACGGCATCAGCTTCGACATCCGCAAGGGCGAGACCCTGGCCCTGGTCGGCGAAAGCGGCTCGGGCAAGTCGGTGACCGCCCACTCGATCCTGCGCCTGCTGCCCTACCCGCTGGCGCGGCATCCTTCTGGCACCATCCATTACCAAGGCAAGGACTTGCTGCACCTGGGCGAAAAGCCCATGCAGCGTATTCGCGGCAACCGCATCGCGATGATCTTCCAGGAGCCGATGACCTCGCTGAACCCGCTGCACAGCATCGAGAAGCAGATCAACGAGATCCTCTTGCTGCACAAGGGCCTCACCGGCAAGGCCGCCACGGCGCGCACCCTGGAGCTGCTGGAGCTGGTCGGCATTCCCGAGCCGCAGAAGCGCCTGAAAGCCCTGCCCCATGAGCTGTCCGGTGGCCAGCGTCAGCGGGTGATGATCGCCATGGCCCTGGCCAACGAACCCGAACTGCTGATCGCCGACGAGCCCACCACGGCGCTCGACGTGACCGTGCAGTTGAAGATCCTCGACCTGCTCAAGTCGTTGCAGGCGCGCCTTGGCATGGCCCTGCTGCTGATCAGCCACGACCTCAACCTGGTGCGCCGCATCGCCCACCGCGTGTGCGTGATGCAGTGCGGCAAGATCGTCGAGCAGGCCGATTGCGCCACGCTGTTCAGCAAGCCGCAGCATCCGTATACGCAGATGCTGATCAACGCCGAGCCCAGCGGGGCACCGGCTGCGAACGCCGAAGGGGCGCCGTTGCTGAAGGTGAAGGACCTGAAGGTGTGGTTCCCGATCAAGAAGGGGCTGCTGCGCCGCACCGTGGACCATGTGAAGGCCGTGGACGGGGTGAACTTCAGCCTGCCCCAGGGGCAGACGCTGGGCATCGTTGGCGAGAGTGGCTCGGGCAAGTCCACCTTGGGGCTGGCCATCTTGCGGTTGATCTCCAGCAAGGGCGGGATTCGCTTCCATGGGCAGGATCTTGAAGGGCTGAACCAGAAGGAAGTACGGCCGCTGCGGCGGGAGATGCAGGTGGTGTTCCAGGACCCCTTTGGCAGCCTGAGCCCGCGCATGTGCGTGGCGGATATCGTTGGCGAGGGGTTACGGATTCACAAGATCGGCACGCCGGCTGAGCAGGAAGCGGCGATTGTTGCGGCGTTGGAGGAAGTGGGGCTGGACCCTCGGACGCGGCATCGGTATCCCCATGAGTTTTCCGGCGGGCAGCGGCAGCGGATTGCGATTGCTCGGGCGTTGGTGTTGAAGCCGGCGTTGATTCTGCTGGATGAGCCGACCTCGGCGCTGGATCGGACGGTGCAGCGGCAGGTGGTTGAGCTTTTGCGGAATTTGCAGGTTAAGTACAACCTGACTTATCTGTTTATCAGCCATGACCTGGCGGTGGTCAAGGCGTTGAGTCATCAGTTGATGGTGATCAAGCATGGGCAGGTGGTTGAGCAGGGGGATGCGGGGGCTATATTTCATGAGCCGAAGCATGGGTATACGAGGCAGTTGTTGGAGGCGGCCTTCATTGATAACCATTAA
- a CDS encoding DUF3077 domain-containing protein, giving the protein MSTDDTTPHTTVGKTKFYQGAKHTDPLFCIESGIPCQHAREQASELMGCVCDLTITGIMEDKPQLIWASYYLSALAKALMDDAELGMKH; this is encoded by the coding sequence ATGAGCACAGACGACACCACACCCCACACCACCGTGGGCAAGACCAAGTTCTACCAGGGTGCAAAGCATACCGACCCGCTGTTCTGCATCGAATCCGGCATCCCGTGCCAGCATGCACGGGAACAGGCTTCGGAGTTGATGGGCTGCGTGTGCGACCTGACCATCACCGGGATCATGGAGGACAAGCCTCAACTGATCTGGGCGTCGTATTACCTGAGCGCGCTGGCCAAGGCGCTGATGGATGATGCGGAGTTGGGGATGAAGCACTGA
- a CDS encoding contractile injection system protein, VgrG/Pvc8 family: MFSPTRQTHFSLTIDGVEHGLHVLAFSGEEAISRPYFFNVELVGERADLDLDSLIDREAFLAFDSQGNGVHGRVYHIAQCGEDSRYKLALVPQLSYLRHRINQRIYQRLSVPEIVALILEEHGILGDAYRLELRANYRARDICTQYDETDLHFVQRLCEEEGIHFHFQHSARGHVLVLGDHQCAFTRNGIPTAYRQAPDSVADEPVIKHLMERHHAACRRTEGHSDQPRLASGHVLEITGHPHNAWNAPWLLTQVIHEGRQPQLSGEHLATGNEGEFYQGYRNRFTGYAWHASYRPPLAHRKPQVSGNQTAVVVAVEDEAARSDRRLARVKVEFPWDREERVGDTRSCWLKLVSDWHCQTTPPRTGMEVRVTFLEGDPDQPLISGCVCCSCQGRGLDGVSTGQ, encoded by the coding sequence ATGTTCAGCCCAACTCGGCAGACCCACTTCAGCTTGACCATCGACGGTGTAGAACATGGACTCCACGTACTCGCGTTCAGCGGAGAAGAGGCCATCAGCAGGCCGTACTTCTTCAATGTGGAACTGGTCGGCGAACGGGCTGACCTGGACCTCGACAGCCTGATCGACCGCGAGGCGTTCCTGGCCTTCGACAGCCAGGGCAATGGGGTTCATGGGCGGGTCTACCACATTGCCCAATGTGGTGAAGACTCGCGCTACAAGTTGGCCCTGGTGCCGCAACTGTCCTACTTGCGCCACCGCATCAACCAACGGATCTATCAACGGTTATCGGTGCCAGAAATCGTTGCCTTGATATTGGAAGAGCACGGGATCCTGGGCGATGCCTACCGGCTTGAGCTACGGGCGAATTACCGCGCACGCGACATCTGCACCCAGTACGACGAAACGGACCTGCATTTTGTCCAGCGCCTGTGCGAAGAGGAGGGTATCCACTTCCACTTTCAACACAGTGCGCGGGGGCACGTGCTGGTGCTGGGCGATCACCAGTGCGCCTTTACCAGAAATGGCATTCCGACGGCCTACAGGCAAGCGCCCGACAGCGTCGCCGACGAGCCGGTGATCAAGCACCTGATGGAGCGCCACCACGCGGCCTGTCGCCGAACGGAAGGGCACAGTGACCAGCCGCGCTTGGCCAGTGGCCATGTGCTGGAAATCACTGGCCATCCGCACAACGCGTGGAACGCCCCCTGGTTGCTGACCCAGGTTATCCATGAAGGCCGCCAGCCACAGTTGTCCGGTGAACACCTCGCCACTGGCAACGAGGGCGAATTTTATCAGGGCTACCGTAATCGCTTCACGGGGTATGCGTGGCACGCGAGCTACCGTCCGCCGTTGGCTCACAGGAAGCCCCAGGTGTCCGGTAACCAGACTGCGGTGGTCGTTGCCGTGGAGGATGAGGCGGCGCGCAGTGATCGGCGCCTGGCCAGGGTCAAGGTCGAGTTCCCCTGGGACCGCGAAGAGCGCGTTGGCGACACGCGCAGTTGCTGGCTGAAGCTGGTCTCCGATTGGCATTGCCAAACCACGCCGCCCCGGACGGGGATGGAGGTCAGGGTGACTTTTCTTGAAGGTGATCCCGATCAGCCGCTGATCAGTGGTTGCGTGTGCTGCAGCTGTCAGGGGCGGGGATTGGATGGCGTTAGTACGGGCCAATGA
- a CDS encoding polyamine ABC transporter substrate-binding protein, with protein sequence MRTSRLRTLFSASLLCAAISTSVAAAEPGVHLYNWFGLLAPETPKAFEQETGTRVHMDAFDSADIMQSKVMAGRTGYDVVVATSNVLPTLIAAGVLQPLDRAQLGNLAHIDPDILAQLAVNDPGNRYAVPYLWGTTGIGYDIDKVKAALGDQAPVNSWDLIFKEENISKLKACGVAMLDSPSEIISIALNYLGLPSNSSNPADYQKAQDLLMKIRPYVLYFDSSRIDTDMADGNICAVVGWANGALAAQAINEKNNTGRRITYSLPREGALVWSENLVLLKDAPHPKEGLAFINYMMRPEVIAKTSNHTLYPNGNKDATQFVDQALRDNPWIYPDKKTVATLIPLEPLPLKLERIRTRVWTKVKSGV encoded by the coding sequence ATGAGAACGTCACGTTTGCGAACCCTTTTTTCGGCCTCGCTGCTCTGCGCGGCGATCAGCACCTCGGTGGCGGCCGCCGAGCCCGGGGTGCACCTGTACAACTGGTTCGGGCTGCTGGCGCCGGAGACCCCGAAGGCCTTCGAGCAGGAAACCGGCACCCGCGTGCACATGGACGCGTTCGACAGCGCCGACATCATGCAGAGCAAGGTCATGGCCGGGCGCACCGGGTATGACGTGGTGGTGGCGACCTCCAACGTGTTGCCCACCCTGATCGCAGCCGGCGTGCTTCAGCCGCTGGACCGTGCGCAGTTGGGGAACCTTGCGCATATCGACCCGGACATCCTCGCCCAGCTGGCGGTCAATGACCCCGGCAACCGCTACGCGGTGCCCTACCTGTGGGGTACCACCGGCATTGGCTACGACATCGACAAGGTCAAGGCGGCATTGGGTGATCAGGCGCCGGTGAACAGCTGGGACCTGATCTTCAAGGAAGAGAACATCAGCAAGCTGAAGGCGTGCGGCGTGGCGATGCTCGACTCGCCCAGCGAGATCATCTCGATTGCCCTGAACTACCTGGGCCTGCCCAGCAACAGCAGCAACCCCGCGGATTACCAGAAGGCACAAGACCTGCTGATGAAAATCCGCCCGTACGTGCTGTATTTCGACTCGTCGCGCATCGACACCGACATGGCCGACGGCAATATCTGCGCGGTGGTGGGCTGGGCCAATGGCGCCCTGGCCGCGCAGGCGATCAACGAGAAGAACAACACCGGGCGCCGGATCACCTACAGCCTGCCCCGTGAAGGTGCGCTGGTGTGGTCGGAAAACCTGGTGCTGCTCAAAGATGCGCCCCACCCCAAGGAGGGCCTGGCGTTCATCAATTACATGATGCGCCCGGAAGTGATTGCCAAAACGTCGAACCACACGCTGTACCCCAACGGCAACAAGGACGCCACCCAGTTCGTCGATCAGGCACTGCGGGACAATCCCTGGATCTATCCCGACAAAAAGACGGTCGCCACGCTGATTCCACTCGAGCCACTGCCGTTGAAACTCGAGCGAATCCGCACACGGGTCTGGACCAAAGTGAAAAGTGGCGTTTGA
- a CDS encoding response regulator transcription factor, whose translation MPFDLHGLAWHRTIGKLIMQLNRPEFWSSLVRVLNEYVQIDNWVVLIFGSQHVEVVSLPEVADAEEVDAFIHRYVTELYLLDPFYIANREHPQSGFFHLLDIAPEYFLETEYYHQYFAQYISVDEAQYNVQLDADRTLCISIGSKVRFTQEQITILDIIKPWVTALMHQRMSFESDAEKNLAEPAPRQETLAQLGAQLTTRESDVLRLLLSGFSNKEIAGKLALSAETIKVHRRNIYAKLNIKSQSELFTRFFMPRAYPKAP comes from the coding sequence ATGCCGTTCGACCTCCATGGACTGGCGTGGCACCGAACAATCGGCAAGCTGATCATGCAACTGAACCGGCCGGAGTTCTGGAGTTCGCTGGTTCGGGTGTTGAATGAATACGTGCAGATCGACAACTGGGTGGTGTTGATTTTCGGCAGCCAGCACGTGGAAGTGGTGAGCCTGCCTGAAGTGGCCGATGCCGAAGAAGTGGATGCGTTCATTCACCGCTATGTGACGGAGCTGTATCTGCTGGACCCGTTCTACATCGCCAACCGAGAGCACCCGCAGAGCGGTTTCTTCCATTTGCTGGATATCGCGCCGGAGTACTTCTTAGAGACCGAGTACTACCACCAGTACTTTGCCCAGTACATCTCGGTGGATGAGGCACAGTACAACGTGCAGCTCGACGCCGACAGGACGCTGTGCATTTCCATCGGTAGCAAGGTGCGCTTCACCCAAGAGCAAATCACCATTCTCGACATCATCAAGCCCTGGGTGACAGCCTTGATGCACCAGCGCATGAGCTTTGAAAGCGATGCCGAGAAAAACCTTGCCGAGCCAGCGCCACGGCAAGAAACGCTGGCCCAGCTGGGTGCGCAGTTGACGACGCGGGAAAGCGATGTGCTCAGGCTGCTGTTGAGCGGGTTCTCCAACAAGGAGATAGCCGGCAAGCTTGCGCTCTCGGCGGAAACGATCAAAGTTCACCGCCGCAACATTTACGCCAAGCTGAATATCAAGTCACAGTCTGAGTTGTTTACTCGGTTCTTCATGCCCCGCGCCTACCCGAAAGCCCCTTGA
- a CDS encoding TonB-dependent receptor, with the protein MAPRFPSRPALLALCCSVTLMAQAAEPIQLEATDVNADAVKPAPNALPEAFAGGQVARGGQMGVLGNQDNMDVPFTLTSYTSKLIEDQQAEDIGDVLANDPSVRESYGFGNQSKVFVIRGLPLAGDDIAFNGLYGILPRQIMSTDGVERVEVFKGPNAFLNGASPTGTGLGGNVNLQPKRAGDTPTRRYTQDISSDGRIGEHLDIGQRFGEDNRFGARLNLSQREGETAVDDEDQRTKLFVAGLDYRGDDFRLSTDFGYQKQRINHLRNSVRPGTATKVPTAPDASHNYGQDWTYSESEDTFGMVRGEWDLNESWTAYLAGGARHTREHGTYGTPVLVGNSGTATLGGSDIVHGEDNTSFSAGLNGRLQTGPVSHQIALGANTMWTQAENAYTFYRSTTGNTNIYNTGKLPRPTDVSMTGGDMGDPGVTGKTRNRSIALSDTLGLFDDRLLLTYGIRRQQLRVENYFYDGTTPNSPSNPSKDGSRNGPAYDEGITTPVYGIVFKATDSVSLYANRIEGLAQGPTAPTNVVNAGEMFPPGRTKQLEAGIKLDKQTYGANLAVFRIEKPSDGYTLGNRFIRDGEQVNKGIELSVFGEPIDGLRLMAGGTRMTSEQKKTLNGTNDGNHAIGVPTFQLNASVDWDVPGVPGLALNARMLRTGGQFVDAANNLSLPTWNRFDAGARYKLKLAEKDLTLRVNVENITDKNYWASANGGYMTQGDPRLVKFSGTIDF; encoded by the coding sequence ATGGCGCCGCGCTTCCCGTCCCGCCCAGCCCTGCTGGCGCTCTGCTGTTCCGTCACCTTGATGGCGCAGGCCGCCGAGCCGATCCAGCTCGAGGCCACCGACGTCAACGCCGACGCCGTCAAACCCGCCCCGAACGCATTGCCCGAGGCCTTCGCCGGTGGCCAGGTCGCCCGTGGCGGGCAGATGGGCGTGCTGGGCAACCAGGACAACATGGACGTGCCGTTCACCCTGACCAGCTACACCTCGAAGCTGATCGAGGACCAGCAGGCCGAGGACATCGGCGATGTGCTGGCCAACGACCCGTCGGTGCGCGAGTCGTATGGCTTCGGCAACCAGTCCAAGGTCTTCGTGATCCGTGGCCTGCCACTGGCGGGCGACGACATTGCCTTCAATGGCCTGTACGGGATCCTGCCGCGCCAGATCATGTCCACCGACGGGGTGGAACGTGTGGAAGTGTTCAAGGGCCCCAATGCCTTCCTCAACGGCGCGAGCCCGACCGGCACTGGCCTGGGCGGCAACGTCAACCTGCAGCCCAAGCGCGCCGGCGACACCCCGACCCGCCGCTACACCCAGGACATCAGCAGCGACGGGCGCATCGGCGAGCACCTGGACATCGGCCAGCGCTTCGGCGAGGACAACCGCTTCGGCGCGCGCCTGAACCTCAGCCAGCGCGAAGGCGAAACCGCCGTCGACGACGAGGACCAGCGCACCAAGCTGTTCGTCGCCGGCCTGGACTACCGTGGCGACGACTTCCGTCTTTCCACCGACTTCGGCTACCAGAAGCAGCGCATCAACCACCTGCGCAACTCCGTGCGCCCCGGCACCGCCACCAAGGTGCCCACCGCGCCGGACGCCAGCCACAACTACGGCCAGGACTGGACCTATAGCGAGTCGGAAGACACCTTCGGCATGGTCCGTGGCGAATGGGACCTGAACGAAAGCTGGACCGCCTACCTCGCCGGTGGCGCCCGCCACACCCGCGAGCACGGCACCTACGGCACGCCGGTGCTGGTGGGCAACAGCGGCACGGCCACCCTCGGTGGCTCGGACATCGTCCACGGCGAAGACAACACCAGCTTCAGCGCCGGCCTCAATGGCCGTTTGCAGACCGGCCCGGTCAGCCACCAGATCGCCCTGGGCGCCAACACGATGTGGACCCAGGCGGAAAACGCCTACACCTTCTATCGCTCGACCACCGGCAACACCAACATCTACAACACCGGCAAGTTGCCCCGGCCCACCGATGTCAGCATGACCGGCGGCGACATGGGCGACCCCGGCGTGACCGGGAAAACCCGCAACCGCAGCATCGCCTTGTCCGACACGCTGGGCCTGTTCGATGACCGCCTGTTGCTGACCTACGGCATACGCCGCCAGCAACTGCGCGTGGAGAACTACTTCTACGACGGCACCACCCCTAACAGCCCCAGCAACCCTTCCAAGGACGGCAGCCGCAACGGTCCTGCCTACGACGAGGGAATCACCACGCCGGTCTACGGCATCGTGTTCAAAGCCACCGACAGCGTCTCGCTGTACGCCAACCGTATCGAAGGCCTGGCCCAGGGCCCGACTGCGCCGACTAACGTGGTAAACGCCGGCGAGATGTTCCCGCCAGGGCGCACCAAGCAGCTCGAGGCTGGTATCAAGCTCGACAAGCAGACCTACGGCGCCAACCTCGCCGTGTTCCGCATCGAGAAGCCGTCGGACGGCTACACCCTCGGCAACCGCTTCATCCGCGATGGCGAGCAGGTCAACAAGGGCATCGAGCTGAGCGTGTTCGGCGAGCCCATCGACGGCCTGCGCCTGATGGCTGGCGGCACGCGCATGACCTCGGAGCAGAAGAAGACCCTCAACGGCACCAACGACGGCAACCACGCCATCGGTGTGCCGACCTTCCAGCTCAATGCCAGTGTGGATTGGGATGTGCCAGGTGTGCCGGGCCTGGCGCTCAATGCCCGCATGCTGCGCACCGGTGGCCAGTTCGTCGATGCCGCCAACAACCTCAGCCTGCCGACCTGGAACCGCTTCGACGCCGGCGCCCGTTACAAGCTGAAGCTGGCCGAGAAGGACCTGACCTTGCGGGTGAACGTAGAGAACATCACCGACAAGAACTACTGGGCCTCGGCCAACGGCGGCTACATGACCCAGGGCGATCCGCGGTTGGTGAAATTCTCCGGCACTATCGATTTCTGA
- a CDS encoding NAD(P)/FAD-dependent oxidoreductase — protein MSQGDGMRVIVVGAGIVGASIAYHLARKGARVTVVEAGEIASGVTGRSFAWVNTCAAGPEAIAPLRKAAIDDYRRLERELPGLAVRWTGSLCYAQLSLAEPDAASTVVVSRQRIRDLEPNLRHPPEQAMHAPQEGALDAVAVAHALIAGAKAHGATVLTQTQVLGMRFDRDTLSGVNTSQGPLAADRVVLAAGNGCTALAGALGVPLAIGPSPAIFIRYRARPGLVRGIISNAAMEVRQGTEGWLLAAEDYLGDGPEQQPEVVARRTAEAICGELEGLSGLELETACVGWRPMPENGIPLIGYLPGVSGVYLCVMHPGVTLAAVVGRLVSEEIVDGKTHTHLLPCRPV, from the coding sequence ATGAGCCAAGGCGACGGAATGCGGGTGATCGTGGTGGGTGCCGGTATTGTCGGCGCGTCAATCGCCTATCACCTGGCCCGCAAAGGGGCACGGGTGACGGTGGTGGAAGCTGGCGAGATCGCCTCGGGCGTGACCGGCCGCTCGTTCGCCTGGGTCAACACCTGCGCTGCCGGGCCCGAAGCCATCGCGCCGCTGCGCAAGGCCGCGATCGACGACTACCGCCGCCTCGAGCGCGAGCTGCCTGGCCTGGCCGTGCGCTGGACGGGTTCGCTGTGCTACGCGCAGCTTTCCCTTGCTGAGCCGGACGCCGCGTCCACGGTGGTGGTTTCCCGGCAACGGATCCGCGACCTGGAGCCCAACCTTCGGCATCCGCCCGAGCAAGCCATGCATGCGCCGCAGGAAGGCGCGCTGGACGCCGTGGCCGTAGCCCATGCACTGATCGCAGGCGCCAAGGCCCATGGCGCCACGGTACTGACGCAGACCCAGGTGCTTGGTATGAGGTTCGACCGCGACACCCTGTCGGGCGTGAACACCTCCCAAGGCCCCCTGGCAGCCGATCGGGTGGTGCTGGCTGCCGGCAACGGCTGCACGGCGCTGGCAGGTGCGCTGGGGGTACCACTTGCCATCGGGCCTTCTCCCGCGATCTTCATCCGCTACCGCGCCCGGCCCGGGCTGGTGCGCGGTATCATTTCGAACGCGGCCATGGAAGTCAGGCAAGGGACAGAGGGTTGGCTGTTGGCGGCCGAGGATTATCTGGGCGATGGCCCGGAGCAGCAGCCAGAGGTGGTGGCACGGCGCACGGCAGAGGCCATTTGCGGCGAACTCGAAGGCTTGAGCGGCCTTGAACTTGAAACGGCATGCGTTGGCTGGCGACCGATGCCTGAAAATGGTATCCCGCTGATTGGCTATCTGCCGGGGGTGTCGGGGGTCTACCTATGCGTGATGCACCCGGGCGTGACGCTGGCGGCGGTGGTGGGCAGGTTGGTCAGCGAAGAGATTGTCGATGGCAAGACACATACTCACCTGTTGCCTTGCCGTCCGGTGTAA